Part of the Cereibacter sphaeroides 2.4.1 genome, CGAACCTCGATGGGTTGGGCTTCATCCGCGCCTTTCGAGAGCATCCCGAGAGCAAGGGCAAACCCATTATCTTTTTGTCCACGGATTCCGCCGACACTCTCAAGCAGCAGGCCCGCGAGGCAGGGGCGATGGGTTGGATGGTCAAGCCGTTCACCCAGCCGCAACTGCTCGCCGTCATCAAGAAGGTGCTCGGATGATGGACGACGACATGATGGCTGTCTTCCGGCAGGAAGCGACGGATCTCATTGAAAGCCTTGAACGGGGCCTTCTGGATCTCAGCGACTCGCCGGAAGATCGTGACCTGATCAACGCGGTGTTCCGCGATCTCCACACGATCAAGGGCTCGGGCGCCATGTTCGGCTTCGCCGACATGGCCGCCTTCGTCCATGCGTTCGAATCGGCCTTCGACCTGCTCCGGTCCGGCAAGGCCGTCGTGACGCCCGAAATCATTCGCCTGGCGCTCTCGGCGCGCGACGAGATCATCGGCTTCCTCGCCGACGAGCCCGACCCTGACGGGCGCCGCCCGGCGATCCTCAGCGCGCTCGAGGCTGCCGTGGGCGGCTCGGGCGTGGCAACGGCGCCTGCGGTCGCGGCAGCGGCGGCGCCGCCTGCCGACCGGCTCTGGTTCCGGCTGACCGGAAACGCCCTCGCCCTCGGGGCGCGGCCCGATCTCCTGCTGGCGGAACTGCGCGAGCTGGGGGCGACCGACATCCGCGCGGACCTCTCGGCGGTGCCTCCGCTCGATGCGCTCGACCCCGAGGTCTGCATGATCGGCTGGTCGATGAGCTTCCCGAACCGCGTGACGCGCGAGGCGATCGACAACGTCTTCCTGTTCAACGAAGTGGAACTGCGGCTCGAGGCCGCGCCGGCGACGGCCCCCGCCGCCGCTCCGGTCCCCGCCGCTCCGGTCTCTGCCGCCGCCGCGCCGCCGCCTCCGGCCGCGCCGCGGAAGGCCGCCGACGAGGCGACGGGCGCCGACAAAGCAGGCGCGACCATGAGGGTTGCAGCCGAGCGTCTCGATCACCTGATGGATCGGGTGGGCGAGCTCGTGATTGCCGACGCGCGTCTCCTCCAGCTCGCCCAGCAGAGCCGGGACCCGGCGCTGATGGCGGCTGCCGAGGAAATCAGCCGCCTCGCGGCCGGTCTGCGCGACACGACCATGCGGATCCGCATGGTGCCGGTGCGCTCGATGGTCGGTCGCTTCCGGCGTCTGATCCATGGCCTCTCCGAAATGGTGGGCAAGCCCGTAAGCTTCGTTGTCCTGGGCGAGGAAACCGAGCTGGACAAGACCGTGATCGAGCAACTTGCCGATCCGATCGTGCACATGCTGCGCAATTCGGTCGATCACGGGCTGGAAGCGCCGGCCGACCGAGCGGCTGCGGGCAAGCCTGCCGAGGGCCGCATCACGCTCGAGGCCGAGCAGTCCGGTGCCGAAGTGGTCATCCGCATCAGCGATGACGGCCGCGGGCTCAACCGTGATCGCATCCGGGCCAAGGCTGTCGCCAACGGCATCATCGGCCCCGACGCGATCCTGACCGAGAGCGCGATGAACGCGCTCATCCTCGAGCCGGGTTTCTCCACCGCCGAGGCGATCACCGAGATCTCGGGCCGGGGCGTCGGGATGGACGTGGTGAAGAAGACGATCGAGGGCCTGCGCGGCTCGATCGAGGTGCAGTCTGTCGAGGGACGAGGTACGACCTTCACGCTGCGCCTGCCGCTGACGCTCGCCATCATCGAAGGCCTGCTGGTCGAAGTGGCGGGAGAGCGCTTCTCGATCCCGCTCGCCGCAGTCCAGGAGATCGTCGAACTGCCTCCCGACCGGAGGGAAGAGGATGGGAGTGCGGACTTCCTCGATGTGCGCGACCGGCTGGTTCCGCTCGTCCGGCTGCGCCGTATCTTCTCAAGTCCCGGCACGCCGGACGAATTCCAGACGGTGGTGATCGTGCGGGCGGGCGAGACGCGCGCAGGGGCGGTGGTCGACCGGATCATCGGCACCAACCAGATCGTCATCAAGCAGATGTCCCGGCTCCATAGCGGGATCCGGGCCTTCTCCGGGGCGACCATCCTTGGCGATGGCACCGTGGCCCTCATTCTCGACGTGCCGCATCTCGCGGGTGTCGGGCAGGGCGTTGAAGACCGTCGAGGAGCCGCGGCATGAGCAATATCATTGATCTCAAATCGGCGGCCATGATGACGGTCGTCACCAT contains:
- a CDS encoding response regulator, which translates into the protein MSRTVLAVDDSPSVRCMVAMTLREAGYRVIEATDGREGLEKALSEPVDAIITDQNMPNLDGLGFIRAFREHPESKGKPIIFLSTDSADTLKQQAREAGAMGWMVKPFTQPQLLAVIKKVLG
- a CDS encoding chemotaxis protein CheA translates to MMDDDMMAVFRQEATDLIESLERGLLDLSDSPEDRDLINAVFRDLHTIKGSGAMFGFADMAAFVHAFESAFDLLRSGKAVVTPEIIRLALSARDEIIGFLADEPDPDGRRPAILSALEAAVGGSGVATAPAVAAAAAPPADRLWFRLTGNALALGARPDLLLAELRELGATDIRADLSAVPPLDALDPEVCMIGWSMSFPNRVTREAIDNVFLFNEVELRLEAAPATAPAAAPVPAAPVSAAAAPPPPAAPRKAADEATGADKAGATMRVAAERLDHLMDRVGELVIADARLLQLAQQSRDPALMAAAEEISRLAAGLRDTTMRIRMVPVRSMVGRFRRLIHGLSEMVGKPVSFVVLGEETELDKTVIEQLADPIVHMLRNSVDHGLEAPADRAAAGKPAEGRITLEAEQSGAEVVIRISDDGRGLNRDRIRAKAVANGIIGPDAILTESAMNALILEPGFSTAEAITEISGRGVGMDVVKKTIEGLRGSIEVQSVEGRGTTFTLRLPLTLAIIEGLLVEVAGERFSIPLAAVQEIVELPPDRREEDGSADFLDVRDRLVPLVRLRRIFSSPGTPDEFQTVVIVRAGETRAGAVVDRIIGTNQIVIKQMSRLHSGIRAFSGATILGDGTVALILDVPHLAGVGQGVEDRRGAAA